Proteins encoded in a region of the Triticum dicoccoides isolate Atlit2015 ecotype Zavitan chromosome 3A, WEW_v2.0, whole genome shotgun sequence genome:
- the LOC119272004 gene encoding uncharacterized protein LOC119272004, whose product MATDMLTIYLHYEDTNQEAKILQRSMMRHDENLQSNDNGISRSPVLLGKTKRIQCNGPVEARSSMQHDIPEDNNLSCSHEKVGDHDVNQLQIQQNSSSPQDLVIVLC is encoded by the exons ATGGCGACGGACATGTTGACCATATACCTGCACTACGAAGATACAAATCAGGAAGCCAAAATTTTACAAAGATCCATGATGAGACATGAT GAAAACCTCCAATCAAATGATAATGGTATTTCTCGGTCACCAGTACTGCTTGGTAAAACAAAG AGAATCCAGTGCAATGGACCCGTTGAGGCACGCTCATCTATGCAACATGACATTCCTGAGGATAATAATTTATCATGTTCGCATGAAAAG GTTGGCGACCATGATGTCAACCAATTACAAATTCAACAAAATTCATCATCACCACAAGACCTTGTTATTGTTCTGTGCTAG